In uncultured Bacteroides sp., the following proteins share a genomic window:
- the gcvT gene encoding glycine cleavage system aminomethyltransferase GcvT: protein MKNTPFTETHIALGAKMHEFAGYNMPIEYSGIIDEHLTVCNGVGVFDVSHMGEFWVKGPNALAFLQKITSNDVAALTIGKAQYTCFPNEEGGIVDDLLVYYYEPEKYMLVVNASNIEKDWNWCVSHNTVGAELENASDKMAQLAVQGPKAINALQKLTSVNLSEIPYYSFTSGEFAGQKNVIISNTGYTGAGGFELYFYPDCAMKIWDAVFEAGAEFGIKPIGLGARDTLRLEMGFCLYGNDLNDSTSPIEAGLGWITKFVDGKDFTNRAFLEKQKTEGVARKLVAFEMIDRGIPRHEYELINAEGEKIGEVTSGTMSPTRKVGIGMGYVQTAYSKLGTEIYVSIRGKGIKAVVVKPPFRK from the coding sequence ATGAAAAACACACCATTTACAGAAACACACATTGCTTTAGGTGCAAAAATGCACGAGTTTGCCGGCTATAACATGCCGATTGAATATTCCGGAATTATAGATGAACATCTCACTGTTTGCAACGGGGTAGGGGTGTTCGACGTGTCTCACATGGGAGAGTTCTGGGTAAAAGGGCCTAATGCGCTTGCTTTTCTTCAGAAGATAACTTCCAATGACGTAGCGGCTCTTACCATTGGTAAAGCACAGTATACCTGCTTTCCGAATGAAGAGGGCGGAATAGTTGATGACTTACTGGTGTATTACTACGAGCCCGAAAAGTACATGTTGGTTGTTAATGCGTCGAACATTGAAAAGGACTGGAACTGGTGTGTGAGTCACAATACTGTTGGAGCCGAACTGGAAAACGCTTCCGATAAAATGGCTCAGCTTGCCGTTCAGGGACCAAAGGCTATAAATGCTTTGCAAAAGCTTACATCCGTGAATCTTTCCGAGATACCTTATTATTCATTCACCTCTGGCGAGTTTGCCGGACAGAAGAATGTGATAATCTCTAATACAGGATATACCGGAGCCGGTGGCTTTGAACTCTATTTCTATCCCGATTGCGCAATGAAGATCTGGGATGCTGTCTTTGAAGCTGGGGCTGAGTTTGGCATTAAGCCGATAGGACTTGGCGCACGTGATACCTTGCGTCTGGAAATGGGATTCTGTCTTTACGGCAACGATTTGAATGATTCTACTTCGCCTATAGAAGCAGGATTGGGATGGATTACCAAATTTGTGGATGGAAAGGACTTTACCAATCGTGCATTCCTTGAGAAACAGAAAACTGAGGGCGTGGCTCGTAAACTAGTAGCTTTTGAAATGATTGACCGTGGCATTCCGCGTCATGAATACGAACTGATTAATGCAGAAGGAGAAAAGATTGGCGAAGTAACTTCCGGAACTATGTCGCCTACCCGTAAGGTGGGCATCGGCATGGGATACGTGCAGACTGCTTATTCAAAGCTAGGAACTGAAATATATGTCAGCATTCGTGGAAAAGGTATAAAAGCGGTTGTTGTAAAACCTCCTTTCAGAAAATAG
- a CDS encoding glycoside hydrolase family 2 TIM barrel-domain containing protein, which yields MRRLMMILFACLSVLPQVKAGTVLNNVYARHTQTLNGSWNYIVDPFDNGYYDYRLNISNNGFFKNQKAKSKSDLVEYNFDTAPLMKVPGDWNTQNDKLFFYEGSVWYKKDFNYTPKPGNRVFLYFGAVNYLANVYLNGEPIGTHEGGFTPFHFDITDKLKAGDNFVILRVNNDRKPEGVPTVNSDWWNYGGITRDVMLVETPNVFVDDYLVQLPKGNYDRVEGYVQLNEKMAGVEVSLEIPELKLQKKLITDASGKATFTCQTKPKLWSPDSPKLYDVVIRNGEEVLKDKIGFRQIETQGKSILLNGKKTFLRGISIHEEAPYRQGRVFSKEESVMLLSWAKELGCNFVRLAHYPHNEFMVRAAEEMGLMVWSEIPVYWTIQWSNPDTYKNASTQLNDMMERDKNRCGIIIWSVANETPHSDARDKFLADLAAQVRAKDNTRLLSMAMEVTGTKGNVSEVKDYMSKYVDIISFNNYLGWYGGTPEDCKTRQWNIPYNKPFFISEFGGGALQGKHGDKDERWTEEYQEELYKNTLDMYNRVDGFAGTSPWILMDFRSTRRQLNGIQDFFNRKGVISERGLKKKAFYVLQDFYRMKKENETRH from the coding sequence ATGCGAAGATTAATGATGATTTTATTTGCCTGCCTGTCTGTTTTGCCACAGGTGAAGGCCGGCACAGTGCTGAATAATGTATACGCACGCCACACACAAACACTAAACGGATCGTGGAATTATATTGTAGATCCGTTCGACAATGGGTATTATGACTACAGGCTTAATATAAGCAACAACGGCTTTTTCAAAAATCAAAAGGCCAAATCAAAATCTGATCTCGTGGAGTATAATTTTGATACTGCTCCGCTGATGAAAGTTCCGGGCGACTGGAACACACAGAACGACAAACTGTTTTTTTATGAGGGGAGTGTTTGGTATAAGAAGGATTTTAATTACACCCCCAAACCGGGCAACCGTGTGTTTTTATACTTTGGTGCGGTGAACTATCTGGCCAATGTTTACCTGAATGGGGAACCAATTGGTACACACGAAGGCGGATTTACTCCGTTTCATTTCGATATAACTGACAAATTAAAGGCGGGAGATAATTTTGTTATTCTTCGCGTGAACAATGACCGCAAGCCCGAAGGTGTGCCTACGGTGAATTCCGACTGGTGGAACTACGGTGGTATCACACGTGACGTGATGCTGGTAGAAACTCCCAACGTTTTTGTAGACGATTATCTGGTTCAACTTCCCAAAGGAAACTATGACCGCGTGGAAGGATACGTTCAGCTTAATGAAAAGATGGCCGGAGTGGAGGTCTCTTTAGAGATTCCCGAACTGAAACTTCAGAAGAAACTGATTACAGATGCCAGTGGGAAAGCAACTTTTACGTGTCAGACCAAACCAAAACTCTGGTCGCCCGACTCTCCTAAACTATATGATGTGGTGATTCGTAACGGAGAAGAGGTGCTGAAAGACAAGATTGGTTTCCGTCAGATCGAGACACAAGGAAAAAGCATCTTGCTGAACGGGAAGAAGACTTTCCTTCGCGGAATTTCCATTCACGAAGAAGCACCCTACCGACAAGGACGTGTGTTCTCGAAAGAGGAATCTGTTATGCTTCTTAGCTGGGCAAAAGAGCTGGGATGTAACTTTGTTCGCCTGGCGCATTACCCGCACAATGAATTTATGGTTCGTGCGGCCGAGGAGATGGGCTTAATGGTCTGGAGTGAAATTCCGGTCTACTGGACTATTCAATGGAGTAATCCGGACACGTATAAGAATGCTTCCACACAACTAAACGATATGATGGAGCGCGATAAGAATCGTTGCGGTATTATAATCTGGTCGGTAGCCAACGAAACTCCGCACAGTGATGCACGTGATAAGTTCCTTGCCGATTTGGCGGCACAGGTTCGGGCAAAAGATAACACCCGCCTGCTGAGCATGGCTATGGAAGTAACCGGAACAAAAGGAAATGTGAGTGAGGTAAAAGATTACATGAGTAAGTATGTCGATATTATCAGCTTCAACAATTACCTGGGATGGTATGGCGGCACGCCCGAAGATTGCAAAACCCGCCAGTGGAATATTCCGTATAACAAGCCATTCTTCATCAGCGAATTCGGTGGAGGCGCATTGCAAGGCAAACACGGCGACAAGGATGAACGCTGGACAGAGGAATATCAGGAGGAACTTTACAAAAATACGCTGGATATGTACAACCGTGTTGACGGATTTGCCGGAACTTCTCCGTGGATACTCATGGATTTCCGCTCTACTCGTCGCCAACTGAACGGCATACAGGATTTCTTCAATCGTAAGGGAGTTATCTCCGAAAGAGGGCTGAAAAAGAAGGCATTCTATGTTCTGCAGGATTTCTACCGGATGAAAAAAGAAAATGAAACGAGACACTAA
- a CDS encoding glycoside hydrolase family 43 protein has translation MNAANKSFYPGKQWPDDKGVHVNAHGGGMLYYQGKYYWFGEFKSETTSSALVGVTCYSSSDLYNWKNKGIAMKVSDDEKSDITKGCIIERPKVIYNKKTNKFVMWFHLEMKGQGYAAARVGVAVSNQVTGPYKFVRSFRSNPGIYAANMTDEQKNMSLDVKNYEKWWTPEWYKAVSDGLFTKRDLKEGQMSRDMTIFVDDNGKAYHIYSSEENLTLQIAELTDDYLGHSGKYIRIFPGGHNEAPSIFKKDGTYWMITSGCTGWDPNEARMFSAKNIWGPWEKHSNPCVGEDAKLTFHSQSTYIQKVEGKKDAYIFMADRWTPKHPIEASYIWLPILFENGKPVLKWYDQWNLNVFK, from the coding sequence ATGAATGCTGCAAATAAATCGTTTTATCCTGGCAAGCAATGGCCTGATGATAAAGGAGTACATGTTAATGCTCACGGTGGTGGAATGCTATACTACCAGGGCAAGTATTATTGGTTTGGCGAGTTTAAGAGCGAGACTACCAGTAGTGCATTGGTGGGAGTAACCTGCTATTCTTCTTCTGACTTGTATAACTGGAAGAACAAAGGCATTGCCATGAAAGTTTCTGATGATGAAAAAAGTGACATTACCAAAGGATGTATCATTGAACGCCCCAAGGTGATATATAATAAGAAGACAAACAAATTTGTGATGTGGTTTCATCTGGAAATGAAAGGGCAGGGGTATGCTGCGGCTCGCGTGGGAGTGGCTGTTAGTAACCAGGTAACCGGACCTTATAAGTTTGTCCGCTCGTTCCGCTCTAATCCGGGTATTTATGCTGCTAACATGACGGATGAGCAGAAGAACATGTCTCTTGATGTGAAGAACTATGAAAAGTGGTGGACTCCGGAATGGTACAAGGCGGTATCCGATGGATTGTTTACTAAGCGGGATTTGAAAGAGGGACAGATGTCGAGAGATATGACGATATTCGTTGATGATAACGGAAAAGCTTACCACATATATTCATCCGAAGAGAATCTTACTTTGCAGATTGCCGAACTGACAGATGATTATCTTGGTCATTCTGGAAAGTATATCCGTATTTTCCCGGGCGGACATAATGAGGCTCCGTCTATCTTCAAGAAAGATGGAACATACTGGATGATTACTTCCGGATGCACCGGTTGGGATCCTAACGAGGCACGTATGTTTTCTGCTAAAAATATCTGGGGACCTTGGGAGAAACACTCCAATCCTTGTGTGGGAGAAGATGCTAAACTGACTTTCCATTCCCAAAGTACTTATATTCAAAAGGTAGAAGGTAAGAAGGATGCCTATATTTTTATGGCGGACAGGTGGACACCGAAGCATCCTATTGAAGCTTCTTATATTTGGTTGCCAATTCTTTTTGAGAACGGAAAGCCTGTTTTGAAATGGTATGACCAGTGGAATCTGAATGTTTTTAAATAG
- the pepT gene encoding peptidase T, which translates to MTLVERFFKYVTFDTQSDELTGLTPSTPGQMIFAEYLKTELEALGLEEITLDNYGYLFATLPANIDKKVPTIGFIAHLDTSPDMSGKHVNPRIVEKYDGKDIVLCKEDNVILSPAQFPELLDHKGEDLIVTDGKTLLGADDKAGIAEIITAIAYLKAHPEIKHGKIRIGFNPDEEIGEGAHKFDVEKFGCDWAYTMDGGELGELEFENFNAASAKITFKGRNVHPGYAKHKMINSIRIANQFIAMFPRHESPEHTEGYEGFYHLIGVNGTVEQSTVSYIVRDHDRAKFENRKKEVEHLVRKINAEFGEGTATLELKDQYYNMREKIEPVMHIIDTAFAAMKAAGVEPKVKAIRGGTDGAQLSFKGLPCPNIFAGGLNFHGRFEFAPVQSLEKATKVIVKIAELVANK; encoded by the coding sequence ATGACATTAGTCGAACGTTTTTTTAAATATGTCACTTTTGACACTCAATCGGATGAGCTCACCGGACTCACTCCAAGTACTCCGGGACAGATGATTTTCGCCGAATATCTTAAAACAGAGTTGGAAGCTTTAGGGCTTGAAGAGATTACTTTAGATAACTACGGTTATCTTTTTGCCACTCTTCCTGCCAACATTGACAAGAAAGTTCCAACCATCGGATTTATTGCTCACCTGGACACAAGTCCTGATATGAGTGGCAAGCATGTTAATCCACGTATTGTAGAAAAATATGACGGAAAAGATATTGTCCTTTGCAAGGAAGATAACGTAATTCTCTCTCCGGCTCAGTTCCCCGAACTGCTTGATCACAAAGGGGAAGACCTTATTGTGACCGACGGAAAGACTCTTCTTGGTGCAGATGATAAGGCTGGTATTGCAGAAATAATCACTGCCATTGCTTACCTTAAGGCACATCCTGAAATTAAACACGGAAAGATTCGTATCGGATTTAATCCCGATGAAGAGATTGGCGAGGGTGCTCATAAGTTCGACGTTGAGAAATTCGGATGTGACTGGGCTTACACCATGGACGGTGGTGAATTAGGCGAACTTGAATTCGAGAACTTCAACGCTGCTTCGGCTAAGATTACCTTCAAAGGACGCAATGTTCATCCGGGATATGCCAAGCATAAAATGATTAACTCTATTCGCATTGCAAATCAGTTTATAGCAATGTTTCCACGTCACGAATCTCCTGAACATACAGAGGGCTATGAAGGATTTTATCACCTGATTGGTGTAAATGGCACTGTGGAACAATCAACTGTATCTTACATTGTCCGCGATCATGATCGTGCTAAATTTGAAAACCGTAAGAAAGAAGTTGAACATCTTGTCCGCAAGATAAACGCTGAATTTGGCGAAGGAACAGCAACTCTTGAACTGAAAGATCAGTATTATAACATGCGCGAGAAGATAGAACCGGTGATGCACATTATCGACACTGCTTTTGCAGCAATGAAGGCAGCAGGTGTAGAACCTAAAGTAAAAGCCATTCGTGGTGGTACGGACGGAGCACAATTATCATTCAAAGGTCTGCCATGCCCTAACATCTTTGCAGGAGGGCTGAATTTTCACGGCCGCTTTGAGTTTGCCCCTGTTCAATCATTGGAAAAGGCAACAAAAGTAATTGTGAAGATTGCAGAGCTAGTAGCAAATAAATAA
- a CDS encoding TonB-dependent receptor — MVKSNYFKLNRARALTMLILCVCFLFGGQLAQADNLQQKFKISGNVVDTNGEAIIGANVLVKGTNVGTITDLNGHFTLSASSESVLKVSCMGYLVKEVKVVSDSPLSITLKEDSKTLEEVVVVGFGSQKKVNLTGAVGTVDSKELSSRPVVNATQALQGLVPGLQITQTSGSLGDTPSINVRGTTTIGKGSTGNPLILIDGMEADINSINPQDIENISVLKDAAASSIYGSRAPFGVILITTKNGKSGKTIVNYNNNFRVSSAVNMPEMMDSYTFATYFNDAYANANWGTFFSADRMQRIKDYRDGKLKASVTKNGQYWSDGYGDGNDNVDWYKAIYKSSTFSQEHNISANGGTEKLNYYASANYLGQDGLMKLGNEGYKRYTTTAKMNAQLNDWAKFNYSIRFTRTDYERPSSLTDGLYSDLARQGWPVLPLYDPNGYLYSSPSPALGLATGGTDATQTDNTYQQASLILEPVKNWITHVDVNYRIKSANRHWDSHTTYNHDVDGNPVIYNKSSNVHEDYLKDNYLNLNIFSEYSFKLNENHNFKVMGGFQSEELKRKVFGLQRDGIIVDGLPEVDLTSGTAYDGKAVTPSANGASSSWSTAGFFGRLNYDYQGRYLAEMNVRYDGTSRYRVDQRWNVFPSVSLGWNIARESFWEPMQDKISTLKLRASYGELGNQNTDSWYPTYQSITYKSNDGTWLQNGTKTNTATVPALISSTLAWERVKTWNAGLDFAAFNSRLTGSFDTYVRKTSDMVGPAPELPDVLGIEVPKTNNTDLKTYGWELQLGWRDRLKNGLNYSVNFTLADAKTEITRFPNVTKTLSNYYSGQQFGEIWGYETVGIAKTNDEMNAHMAKLTNGGQSSLGNSWIAGDIMYKDLNGDGKIDNGANTVADHGDMKVIGNNTPRYQFGLDLSADWKGFDVRCFFQGVAKRDYWQGSYYFWGATNNMWWSSGLKQHVDYFRAEASNDLPANIDAYYPRPIFGTDKNQQTQTRYLQDASYIRLKNLQLGYSLPNNIVSKLNITKLRLFVSGENLWTGTSLAKMFDPETINGGSGSIGNGNGNAYPLQKTISFGLSLTL; from the coding sequence ATGGTAAAATCTAATTATTTTAAACTAAATCGAGCAAGAGCATTAACAATGTTGATCTTGTGCGTATGTTTTCTTTTCGGGGGCCAATTAGCCCAGGCCGATAATTTACAGCAAAAATTTAAGATATCGGGAAATGTAGTCGATACTAATGGTGAAGCTATTATTGGTGCGAATGTGCTTGTAAAAGGAACCAATGTGGGAACTATTACTGATCTTAACGGCCACTTCACACTTTCAGCTTCTTCGGAATCTGTACTTAAAGTTTCTTGCATGGGGTATTTAGTAAAGGAAGTAAAGGTGGTATCTGATTCTCCTCTTTCTATTACCTTGAAAGAAGATTCTAAAACTTTAGAAGAGGTTGTTGTCGTAGGTTTCGGCTCACAAAAGAAAGTCAACCTGACTGGTGCTGTAGGTACTGTCGACTCAAAAGAACTTTCATCTCGTCCTGTTGTTAATGCAACTCAGGCCTTACAGGGTTTGGTACCGGGTTTGCAAATTACACAAACAAGTGGTAGCTTAGGAGATACTCCAAGTATCAATGTTCGTGGTACAACTACTATTGGTAAAGGTTCTACAGGTAATCCATTGATCTTGATCGATGGTATGGAAGCTGATATCAATTCCATCAATCCACAGGATATTGAGAACATTTCTGTATTGAAAGATGCTGCTGCTTCTTCAATCTATGGTTCTCGCGCACCATTTGGTGTAATTCTGATTACTACAAAGAATGGTAAGAGTGGCAAAACTATAGTTAACTACAATAACAACTTCCGTGTCAGCTCAGCGGTTAACATGCCTGAGATGATGGATTCTTACACATTTGCTACCTATTTCAATGATGCGTATGCTAACGCTAACTGGGGAACATTCTTCTCTGCAGACCGTATGCAACGTATTAAAGATTATAGAGATGGTAAATTAAAAGCGAGTGTTACCAAAAATGGTCAGTATTGGTCTGATGGATATGGCGACGGAAATGATAATGTAGATTGGTACAAAGCTATTTATAAAAGCAGTACTTTCTCTCAGGAACACAATATTAGTGCAAATGGTGGAACTGAAAAGCTGAACTACTATGCATCAGCGAACTACCTTGGTCAGGATGGTTTGATGAAATTGGGTAATGAAGGCTACAAACGTTATACTACTACTGCTAAGATGAACGCTCAGTTGAATGATTGGGCTAAGTTTAATTACAGCATTCGTTTTACTCGTACTGACTATGAAAGACCTTCTTCATTAACTGATGGTCTTTATTCAGACTTAGCTCGTCAGGGATGGCCGGTATTGCCTCTTTATGATCCTAATGGTTACTTGTATTCTTCTCCATCTCCTGCCTTAGGATTGGCAACTGGTGGTACAGATGCTACTCAAACAGACAATACTTACCAACAAGCTTCCTTGATTCTGGAACCTGTAAAGAACTGGATCACTCATGTTGATGTGAATTACCGTATCAAATCGGCTAACCGTCACTGGGATTCTCATACAACATACAACCATGATGTGGATGGTAATCCTGTTATTTACAATAAGAGCTCTAATGTTCACGAAGATTATCTGAAAGATAATTATTTGAATCTGAATATATTTTCTGAATATAGCTTCAAATTAAATGAAAACCACAACTTCAAGGTTATGGGTGGTTTCCAGAGTGAAGAGTTGAAAAGAAAAGTATTTGGTTTACAACGTGATGGTATTATTGTAGATGGACTTCCAGAAGTTGACCTTACTTCAGGTACAGCATACGATGGAAAAGCTGTTACTCCATCAGCAAATGGTGCTTCTTCTTCATGGAGCACTGCCGGTTTCTTTGGCCGTTTGAATTATGACTACCAAGGACGTTACCTTGCTGAGATGAATGTACGTTATGACGGAACTTCTCGTTACCGTGTAGATCAGCGCTGGAATGTGTTCCCATCTGTTTCTTTAGGATGGAACATTGCTCGTGAATCTTTCTGGGAACCAATGCAAGATAAAATCAGTACTTTAAAATTGCGTGCTTCTTATGGTGAATTAGGTAACCAAAACACTGATAGCTGGTATCCTACTTACCAGAGCATCACTTATAAATCAAATGATGGTACTTGGTTGCAAAACGGAACAAAAACGAACACTGCTACAGTTCCGGCATTAATTAGTTCTACTTTAGCTTGGGAACGCGTAAAAACATGGAATGCTGGTCTTGATTTTGCTGCATTCAATAGCCGTTTAACCGGATCATTCGATACTTATGTTCGTAAAACTTCGGATATGGTTGGTCCTGCTCCTGAATTGCCAGATGTATTAGGTATTGAAGTTCCAAAAACAAACAATACCGACTTAAAAACTTATGGTTGGGAACTTCAATTGGGTTGGAGAGACCGTTTGAAGAATGGATTAAATTATAGCGTAAACTTCACTTTGGCAGATGCAAAAACAGAAATAACACGATTCCCAAATGTTACAAAAACATTGAGTAATTATTATTCAGGTCAGCAATTTGGTGAAATCTGGGGTTATGAAACAGTTGGCATAGCTAAGACTAATGACGAGATGAATGCTCATATGGCAAAATTAACTAATGGCGGACAGTCTTCATTAGGTAACAGTTGGATTGCCGGTGATATCATGTATAAGGATTTGAACGGTGATGGCAAAATTGATAATGGAGCAAATACAGTAGCTGATCACGGCGATATGAAAGTAATTGGTAACAATACTCCACGCTATCAATTCGGTCTTGATTTATCTGCCGATTGGAAAGGTTTTGATGTTCGTTGTTTCTTCCAGGGAGTTGCAAAACGTGATTACTGGCAAGGTAGTTATTATTTCTGGGGTGCAACAAATAACATGTGGTGGTCTTCTGGTTTGAAACAACATGTAGATTACTTCCGCGCTGAAGCTTCTAATGATCTGCCTGCAAACATAGACGCTTATTACCCACGTCCTATCTTTGGTACGGATAAGAACCAACAGACACAAACCCGTTACTTACAGGACGCTTCTTATATTCGTTTAAAGAACTTGCAACTTGGTTATTCATTACCTAACAATATAGTTAGCAAATTGAATATTACTAAATTGCGTTTATTTGTATCAGGCGAAAACCTTTGGACAGGAACTAGCTTGGCTAAGATGTTCGATCCTGAAACAATCAATGGTGGTAGTGGTAGTATTGGTAATGGTAATGGTAATGCTTATCCATTGCAAAAAACTATCTCATTCGGTTTAAGTTTAACCCTTTAA
- a CDS encoding RagB/SusD family nutrient uptake outer membrane protein, which produces MKSMNKLFKYIGIVACMGTLFSCNDFLDKEPASTISPESYLNEESQLASYANGLYTAILPSHGNWSYGTFGDDKHTDNQAASYYDNKFVPGQWKTAQNESSNENDRNWYFKRIYSCNYFLNTVLPDFEAGKIAGSTGNIKHYIGEIYFLRAYEYFKRYQMFGDFPIVTETLPDNMDVLTEASKRAPRNEVARFIISDLDKAIELMATNPDSKKTRISKEAALLLKSRVALFEGTWLKYFKGTAFVPGDAKWPGKDKSYNSTFSYKSGSVDNEIKYFLGQSMDAAKKVAESFTLVNNTAKVQQSATEAVNPYMNMFGSVDLSGYSEVLMWRQYDLSLSTHCVVVAAQHGDYGVGVTRGMVDGFLMANGLPIYATGSGYKGDNNIVNVRADRDSRLSIFLKEPGQLNILYPGTGDHAVPTEPVPDITAGNDENVYSTGYALRKGNSYDQNQCGNGASFTGSITFRGAEAYLNYMEACYELNGNLDATAQGYWTALRNRSHVDPDFNKTIAATDMSKEAKNDWGAYSAGQLVDATLYNIRRERRCELMAEGLRYMDLRRWRAMDQMITTPYHIEGFKIWGEMQDWYKKADGTSKLVYGLSNSKSNVSDPLRGNYLRPYEKVSGSLALDGYKWAMAHYLTPVCIQHLLITSGGTNNVADSPIYQNPGWPTVANQGPTTAQ; this is translated from the coding sequence ATGAAATCAATGAATAAATTATTTAAATATATTGGAATAGTAGCCTGCATGGGTACACTATTCTCCTGCAATGATTTTCTGGACAAGGAACCTGCTTCAACTATTTCACCGGAAAGTTATTTGAACGAAGAGTCTCAATTGGCTTCTTATGCTAATGGCCTATATACTGCTATTCTTCCTTCTCATGGAAACTGGAGTTATGGTACATTTGGCGATGATAAGCACACTGATAACCAGGCAGCTTCTTATTATGATAATAAGTTTGTTCCCGGACAGTGGAAGACTGCGCAAAATGAAAGTAGTAATGAAAATGACAGAAACTGGTATTTCAAGAGAATTTATAGTTGCAACTACTTTTTGAATACTGTATTACCTGATTTTGAAGCAGGAAAAATAGCTGGATCTACAGGTAATATTAAGCATTATATCGGTGAAATTTATTTCCTTCGTGCTTATGAATATTTCAAACGCTACCAAATGTTTGGTGACTTTCCTATAGTTACTGAAACTTTGCCTGATAATATGGATGTATTGACTGAAGCTAGTAAGCGTGCTCCACGTAACGAAGTTGCTCGTTTTATTATTAGTGATCTGGATAAAGCTATTGAATTAATGGCTACCAATCCAGATAGCAAAAAGACTCGTATTTCAAAAGAAGCAGCTCTTTTATTAAAATCCCGCGTGGCTTTGTTTGAAGGTACTTGGTTAAAGTACTTCAAAGGCACTGCTTTTGTTCCGGGTGATGCTAAATGGCCAGGTAAAGATAAAAGTTATAATTCTACCTTTTCTTATAAATCAGGTAGCGTAGATAATGAAATTAAATATTTCCTTGGTCAGTCTATGGATGCTGCAAAGAAGGTTGCTGAAAGTTTTACTTTGGTAAACAACACAGCTAAAGTTCAGCAATCGGCAACTGAAGCTGTAAATCCTTATATGAATATGTTTGGATCTGTGGATCTTTCCGGTTATAGCGAAGTTCTTATGTGGCGTCAATATGATTTAAGCTTAAGTACTCACTGTGTTGTTGTTGCTGCTCAGCATGGTGACTATGGTGTAGGTGTGACTCGTGGTATGGTTGATGGTTTCCTTATGGCAAATGGCCTTCCAATATATGCTACAGGAAGTGGTTACAAAGGTGATAACAACATTGTTAATGTTCGTGCAGACAGAGATAGCCGTCTTTCTATCTTCCTGAAAGAACCGGGACAATTGAATATCCTTTACCCTGGTACTGGTGACCATGCCGTTCCTACAGAACCAGTTCCAGATATTACTGCCGGTAATGATGAAAATGTATATTCTACAGGTTATGCTCTTCGTAAAGGTAACTCATACGATCAGAACCAATGCGGTAATGGTGCATCTTTTACCGGATCTATCACTTTCCGTGGTGCTGAGGCTTACCTTAACTATATGGAAGCTTGCTATGAACTTAATGGAAACCTGGATGCTACAGCTCAAGGTTATTGGACTGCATTGCGTAATCGTTCACATGTAGATCCTGATTTTAACAAGACTATAGCTGCTACAGATATGTCAAAAGAGGCTAAAAATGACTGGGGTGCTTATTCTGCAGGACAATTAGTTGATGCAACATTGTATAATATTCGTCGCGAACGTCGTTGTGAACTTATGGCTGAAGGTCTTCGTTATATGGATCTTCGCCGTTGGAGAGCAATGGATCAGATGATTACTACTCCTTACCACATTGAAGGTTTCAAGATCTGGGGTGAAATGCAAGATTGGTACAAGAAAGCAGATGGAACTTCAAAATTGGTTTATGGTTTAAGTAATAGTAAATCAAATGTTTCTGATCCATTACGTGGTAATTATTTACGTCCTTACGAAAAGGTTAGTGGTTCATTGGCTCTGGATGGTTATAAATGGGCGATGGCTCACTACTTAACTCCTGTTTGTATTCAACATCTGTTGATTACTTCCGGTGGAACTAATAATGTAGCTGATTCTCCTATTTATCAGAATCCGGGATGGCCTACAGTGGCTAACCAAGGACCAACGACTGCTCAATAG